In Sandaracinus amylolyticus, the following proteins share a genomic window:
- a CDS encoding 4Fe-4S dicluster domain-containing protein, protein MAYVIAEPCVSVCNGACTKVCPVDAIHGPAPNEPKTRLQLYIDPEVCICCAACEPECPVSAIFEENALPPAWAHYRELNARFFRRE, encoded by the coding sequence ATGGCCTATGTGATCGCCGAGCCCTGCGTCTCCGTGTGTAACGGTGCGTGCACGAAGGTGTGCCCCGTGGACGCGATCCACGGGCCCGCCCCCAACGAGCCGAAGACGCGCCTGCAGCTGTACATCGATCCCGAGGTGTGCATCTGCTGCGCGGCGTGCGAGCCCGAGTGCCCGGTGAGCGCGATCTTCGAGGAGAACGCGCTGCCGCCGGCGTGGGCCCACTATCGCGAGCTCAACGCCCGGTTCTTCCGGCGCGAGTGA
- a CDS encoding type II toxin-antitoxin system RelE/ParE family toxin, with amino-acid sequence MTLRLKFTPRAKRELTRVADWWRVERPSAPELVLDELEAALATLAAAPHIGVVYARARPGTRRFLLTQTRLHVYYTVRGADLVVLSVWSSVRGAGPRLR; translated from the coding sequence GTGACGCTTCGACTCAAGTTCACGCCCCGTGCGAAGCGCGAGCTCACGCGCGTGGCCGACTGGTGGCGCGTCGAACGTCCATCCGCTCCAGAGCTCGTACTCGACGAACTCGAAGCCGCGCTCGCGACGCTGGCGGCGGCACCGCACATCGGAGTCGTCTACGCGCGGGCCCGTCCGGGCACGCGTCGGTTCCTGCTGACCCAGACGCGGCTCCACGTCTACTACACCGTGCGAGGCGCAGACCTGGTCGTGCTGTCGGTTTGGAGTTCGGTCCGCGGAGCGGGACCTCGACTTCGCTGA
- a CDS encoding integrase core domain-containing protein, whose protein sequence is MSRKGDCWDNAVAESFFATLRAELLDHVRIETRDDATRVIGEYIEAFYNPVRRHSHTDHVSPIEFELRSAVAALAA, encoded by the coding sequence ATGAGCAGGAAGGGCGACTGCTGGGACAATGCCGTCGCGGAGAGCTTCTTCGCGACGCTACGCGCCGAATTGCTCGACCACGTCCGCATCGAGACGCGCGACGACGCCACGCGCGTCATCGGCGAGTACATCGAGGCCTTCTACAACCCCGTGAGAAGGCACTCGCACACCGACCACGTCAGTCCCATCGAGTTCGAATTGAGGTCCGCAGTCGCCGCACTCGCGGCATAG
- a CDS encoding SRPBCC domain-containing protein, producing the protein MSGERVQTHTIRFRGNVEEVWKLLTSTESLQRFYFDSIVESDMKPGASLRYVSPNRKRVFITGEVKEVAPPLRWRHTLKFTHVDEPASDVEFRLRQDGDEVEVTVEHSGFTGDKHFKMVQRGWPFILRNMKSWVEEGRLPLSTRVQYGMMKLIMPLMPKRRESSE; encoded by the coding sequence GTGAGCGGCGAACGCGTGCAGACACATACCATCCGATTTCGTGGGAACGTGGAGGAGGTCTGGAAACTCCTGACGTCCACCGAATCACTCCAGCGTTTCTACTTCGACAGTATCGTCGAGAGCGACATGAAACCTGGTGCGTCGCTCCGTTACGTGAGCCCCAACCGCAAGCGCGTCTTCATCACCGGCGAGGTGAAGGAGGTCGCACCGCCGCTTCGCTGGAGGCACACGCTCAAGTTCACCCATGTCGACGAGCCCGCCTCTGACGTGGAGTTCCGGCTGCGGCAGGACGGCGACGAGGTCGAGGTAACCGTGGAGCACAGTGGCTTCACGGGCGACAAGCACTTCAAAATGGTCCAGCGCGGCTGGCCGTTCATCCTCCGCAACATGAAGTCGTGGGTCGAGGAGGGACGGCTGCCGCTGAGCACTCGCGTGCAGTACGGGATGATGAAGCTGATCATGCCGTTGATGCCGAAGCGCAGAGAGTCGTCCGAATGA
- a CDS encoding ATP-binding protein, producing the protein MLLRGGPGVGKTTLVQNLGHRALERGYTVRFCTLASAFADLLRQESIPRPSVGCAATSRPTCSSSTSSCRSAATRPASIS; encoded by the coding sequence GTGCTGCTGCGAGGAGGCCCCGGCGTCGGCAAGACGACGCTCGTGCAGAACCTCGGGCATCGCGCGCTCGAGCGCGGATACACGGTCCGCTTCTGCACGCTCGCGTCAGCGTTCGCCGACCTGCTGCGGCAGGAGTCCATCCCGCGACCGAGCGTCGGCTGCGCCGCTACGTCGCGCCCGACCTGCTCATCCTCGACGAGCTCGTGCCGCTCGGCGGCTACAAGACCCGCATCGATCTCGTAG
- a CDS encoding response regulator — MKHDRLSRAAQLEAYERAQGLDSEDSPDDYEDDLFRRAADGAAEEVVFADAVQSAYDRYFRAVPRRPDDQEAAQGVVLYVEDDTDVRDVMASMLEREHYVVRTAGDGREALEMLRGGLQPDVILLDLMMPVMDGWEFRAAQLRDPKLAAIPTVLVSAVRPLAGPARSLGAAGYLEKPFRRDDLLRAVGSLATREPHAIG; from the coding sequence ATGAAGCACGACCGCCTGTCTCGAGCGGCGCAGCTCGAGGCCTACGAGCGAGCGCAGGGCTTGGATTCGGAGGATTCTCCGGACGACTACGAAGACGATCTCTTCAGACGAGCAGCTGATGGCGCAGCAGAAGAAGTAGTGTTCGCCGACGCAGTCCAGTCGGCATACGACCGCTACTTCCGCGCCGTGCCGCGCCGTCCGGATGACCAGGAGGCCGCCCAGGGCGTCGTACTCTACGTCGAGGATGACACGGATGTTCGCGACGTGATGGCGAGCATGCTTGAACGCGAACACTATGTAGTGCGCACGGCTGGCGATGGTCGCGAGGCGCTGGAGATGCTCCGAGGCGGGTTGCAGCCGGACGTCATCTTGCTCGACCTCATGATGCCCGTCATGGATGGATGGGAATTTCGCGCGGCACAACTGCGAGATCCGAAACTTGCTGCCATCCCGACGGTTCTCGTCTCAGCAGTCCGTCCTCTCGCCGGACCCGCAAGATCGCTCGGTGCGGCAGGTTACCTCGAAAAGCCGTTTCGTCGCGACGACCTCTTGCGAGCTGTTGGGTCGCTCGCAACGCGCGAGCCGCATGCGATTGGGTAG
- a CDS encoding recombinase family protein yields the protein MKKRAAIYLRVSRGEQSVENQRPAVMRVVRARKLKLAAATTYEESASAAKKRPAFERMMADAHGGAFDVLVVWSLDRFGRSMVGNLHAVLELDRCGVEVVSVREPWLDTGGPVRALLIAIFLRAGLGLVRPRPGSDRWPGISQRHVEGVPPRAISLQLGKSILADRLPGRAAHRDSRCQTPRSTHSFASSLRNWSRRLAGESGKPAALRLARLARRVSRRAPR from the coding sequence ATGAAGAAGCGGGCGGCGATCTACCTGCGCGTCAGTCGAGGCGAGCAGTCGGTCGAGAACCAGCGGCCCGCGGTGATGCGCGTCGTCCGCGCACGCAAGCTCAAGCTCGCGGCGGCGACGACATACGAGGAGAGCGCGAGCGCCGCGAAGAAGCGGCCCGCGTTCGAGCGGATGATGGCCGACGCGCACGGCGGCGCGTTCGACGTGCTCGTCGTGTGGTCGCTCGATCGGTTCGGCCGCTCGATGGTCGGCAACCTCCACGCGGTGCTCGAGCTCGACCGCTGCGGCGTCGAGGTCGTGAGCGTGCGCGAGCCGTGGCTCGACACGGGAGGGCCGGTGCGCGCGCTGCTCATCGCGATCTTTCTTCGCGCCGGGCTCGGCCTCGTCCGGCCTCGTCCCGGCTCCGATCGATGGCCAGGCATATCGCAGAGACATGTGGAGGGAGTGCCGCCACGTGCGATCTCTTTACAGCTCGGCAAGTCGATTCTCGCGGACCGCCTTCCGGGTCGCGCCGCTCACCGCGACAGTCGCTGCCAGACGCCGCGCTCAACGCACTCCTTCGCGAGCTCGCTGCGGAACTGGTCGCGACGGCTCGCGGGCGAAAGCGGCAAGCCCGCGGCGCTGCGGCTGGCGCGTCTCGCTCGGAGGGTGAGCCGGCGGGCACCGCGCTGA
- a CDS encoding IS66 family transposase: MHASMYTPTGRCRCSRQEAGCWVHARRKFWEAAANKSAVAREGLARIGRIFALDATWKRKPPAEIKRLRDAHLRPHVDAFFDWVDTGHDKVRNVRGSLRSALGYAYRQKDALMRFFENGRLVLDNNRSERALRSVAVGRKAWLFVGSDDHAESTSHLFTLVASAKLHGLDPEAYLRDLIRVLPHWPRDRYLELAPLFWKQTRARLHPDELAAEIGPLTVPAPLPTRDPAEQQTTAG; encoded by the coding sequence ATGCACGCGAGCATGTACACACCAACGGGGAGGTGCCGCTGCAGTCGGCAGGAGGCCGGCTGCTGGGTACATGCACGCCGCAAGTTCTGGGAAGCGGCCGCGAACAAGAGCGCGGTCGCACGTGAAGGGCTCGCGCGCATCGGGCGCATCTTCGCGCTCGACGCCACGTGGAAGCGCAAGCCGCCGGCCGAAATCAAGCGCCTGCGCGACGCGCACCTGCGGCCGCACGTCGATGCGTTCTTCGACTGGGTCGACACCGGGCACGACAAAGTCCGGAACGTGCGCGGCTCGCTGCGCAGCGCTCTCGGCTACGCCTACCGGCAGAAGGACGCGCTGATGCGCTTCTTCGAGAACGGACGACTCGTGCTCGACAACAACCGGTCCGAGCGTGCGCTCCGAAGCGTCGCCGTCGGGCGTAAGGCGTGGCTCTTCGTCGGCAGCGATGACCACGCCGAGAGCACCAGTCACCTCTTCACGCTCGTGGCCTCCGCGAAGCTGCACGGCCTTGATCCCGAGGCGTACCTCCGCGACCTCATCCGCGTCCTGCCCCACTGGCCGCGCGACCGCTACCTCGAGCTCGCGCCGCTCTTCTGGAAGCAGACCCGCGCACGCCTGCACCCCGACGAGCTCGCCGCCGAGATCGGTCCGCTCACCGTCCCCGCTCCGCTGCCGACGCGAGACCCGGCCGAGCAGCAGACGACGGCAGGCTGA
- a CDS encoding RNA polymerase sigma factor, with amino-acid sequence MPGHDDGETLALRASNGDRDAERELCRRLGPAVRAFARRRLRSRAAVDDFAHDVMIEFIEALRAGRVADHSRVGGFALGICRNLARSGNRKMERRQEALERLFAPPEPTPPWDPIVLSRSRLEECVALLTDRARHILRATFTEESSDDEIAVGLSISQTNVRVIRHRSLAALRECMERPLTLERR; translated from the coding sequence ATGCCCGGGCATGACGACGGCGAGACGCTGGCGCTGAGGGCCAGCAACGGCGATCGCGATGCCGAGCGGGAGCTGTGTCGTCGGCTCGGACCCGCCGTCCGTGCGTTCGCGCGAAGGCGCCTGCGGAGTCGGGCTGCCGTCGACGACTTCGCTCATGACGTGATGATCGAGTTCATCGAGGCGCTGCGCGCAGGTCGCGTGGCCGATCACTCACGCGTGGGCGGTTTCGCGCTCGGCATCTGCCGCAATCTCGCTCGAAGCGGCAACCGCAAGATGGAACGTCGGCAAGAGGCACTCGAGCGCCTCTTTGCTCCGCCGGAGCCGACTCCTCCGTGGGACCCTATCGTGCTGTCCCGCTCACGCCTCGAGGAGTGCGTCGCTCTCCTCACGGATCGCGCCCGCCACATCCTCCGAGCAACTTTCACGGAGGAAAGCTCCGACGACGAGATCGCCGTCGGTCTGTCGATTTCGCAGACGAACGTTCGCGTCATCCGGCACCGCAGCCTCGCCGCGTTGCGCGAATGTATGGAGCGGCCCCTCACGCTGGAGCGACGATGA